One Vibrio taketomensis DNA window includes the following coding sequences:
- a CDS encoding TatD family hydrolase, whose product MIDTHAHIYASEFDNDRDLVVERALNQGIDKILLPNIDLDSIEPMLATEAAYPTICRSMMGLHPCYVDSNVDQTLATIYSWFSKHNFIAVGEIGIDLYWDKTYRTEQEKAFVTQLNWAKEMQLPVVIHTRDSIEETLSLLRGEQDGSLRGVFHCFGGSVEEAKAINDLGFHLGLGGVSTFKNGGMDQVIPHLDMDYVILETDCPYLAPVPHRGKRNEPAYTELVANRIATLRELTLEQVDSITTHNAKTLFNL is encoded by the coding sequence ATGATCGACACCCATGCGCATATCTATGCCAGCGAGTTTGATAACGATCGCGATCTCGTGGTCGAACGCGCGCTTAATCAAGGCATTGATAAAATTTTACTGCCTAACATCGACCTTGATTCAATTGAGCCGATGCTTGCGACCGAAGCGGCCTACCCGACGATCTGCCGTTCAATGATGGGGCTACACCCTTGTTATGTGGATAGCAATGTCGACCAAACACTGGCCACCATTTATAGCTGGTTTAGCAAGCATAACTTTATCGCCGTGGGTGAAATCGGTATCGATCTGTATTGGGATAAAACCTATCGCACCGAGCAAGAAAAAGCGTTTGTGACCCAATTGAATTGGGCCAAAGAGATGCAACTTCCGGTGGTGATCCATACTCGTGATTCGATTGAAGAAACCTTATCGCTGCTACGTGGAGAACAAGATGGCTCGCTACGTGGTGTGTTCCATTGCTTTGGTGGCAGCGTGGAAGAAGCGAAAGCTATTAATGACCTTGGCTTTCATTTAGGTTTAGGCGGTGTATCGACATTCAAAAACGGCGGCATGGATCAAGTGATTCCACACCTCGATATGGATTATGTAATTCTCGAAACTGACTGCCCTTACTTAGCGCCCGTGCCTCATCGAGGTAAACGCAATGAGCCAGCTTACACTGAGTTGGTCGCCAATCGCATTGCGACACTGCGTGAGCTCACGTTAGAGCAAGTCGACAGCATCACCACACATAACGCGAAAACGTTATTTAATCTGTAG
- the hemB gene encoding porphobilinogen synthase, translating into MSVSIQGQFPARRMRRMRKHDFSRRLMAENQLSVNDLIYPMFVLMGKDRREQVESMPGIERLSIDLLLEEAQYLAQLGVPAIALFPVVNQDAKSLCAAEAYNPEGLVQRTVRALKEHVPEIGVITDVALDPYTTHGQDGIIDEEGYVLNDQTTEVLIKQALSHAEAGVDVVAPSDMMDGRIGAIREALEAAGHINTQIMAYSAKYASNYYGPFRDAVGSSSNLKGGNKKNYQMDPANSDEALHEVAMDINEGADMVMVKPGMPYLDLVRRVKSELQVPTFAYQVSGEYAMHKAAIQNGWLKERETILESLLCFKRAGADGILTYFAKDVAEWLAEENGQTAQFLRDK; encoded by the coding sequence GTGTCAGTTTCTATCCAAGGTCAGTTCCCAGCACGTCGTATGCGCCGTATGCGTAAGCATGACTTTAGCCGTCGTCTTATGGCCGAAAATCAACTGTCAGTAAATGATCTTATCTACCCAATGTTTGTACTGATGGGTAAAGATCGTCGTGAGCAAGTAGAGTCAATGCCGGGCATTGAGCGTTTGTCGATTGATCTACTGTTAGAAGAAGCGCAATACCTAGCTCAATTAGGTGTGCCTGCGATCGCTCTATTCCCAGTGGTGAACCAAGACGCTAAAAGCTTGTGTGCCGCAGAAGCATACAACCCAGAAGGCTTAGTGCAACGTACGGTTCGTGCCCTTAAAGAGCATGTGCCGGAAATTGGCGTGATCACTGATGTGGCATTGGACCCATACACCACTCATGGCCAAGATGGCATCATCGATGAAGAAGGCTATGTGCTAAATGATCAAACTACTGAAGTGTTGATTAAACAAGCCTTATCTCATGCTGAAGCAGGCGTAGATGTGGTTGCTCCATCAGATATGATGGATGGTCGCATTGGTGCGATTCGTGAAGCGCTAGAAGCTGCGGGTCATATCAACACGCAAATCATGGCTTACTCTGCTAAATATGCATCAAATTATTACGGTCCTTTCCGTGATGCGGTCGGTTCGTCGTCTAACTTAAAAGGTGGTAACAAAAAGAACTACCAAATGGACCCAGCTAACAGCGATGAAGCCCTGCACGAAGTAGCAATGGACATCAATGAAGGTGCGGATATGGTGATGGTGAAGCCAGGTATGCCTTATCTAGATTTGGTACGTCGTGTGAAATCAGAGCTGCAAGTGCCGACTTTTGCTTACCAAGTATCGGGCGAGTATGCGATGCATAAAGCGGCGATCCAAAATGGTTGGCTGAAAGAACGTGAAACAATCTTGGAATCACTACTTTGTTTCAAACGTGCTGGTGCAGATGGTATTTTGACTTACTTTGCTAAAGACGTTGCTGAGTGGTTAGCGGAAGAAAATGGCCAAACGGCGCAATTTCTACGAGACAAGTAA
- the tatC gene encoding twin-arginine translocase subunit TatC: MSSVEQTQPLISHLLELRNRLLRAILAVLVVFVGLIYFSNDIYEFVSKPLVERLPEGATMIATDVASPFFTPLKLTLIASVFLAVPFILYQVWAFVAPGLYKHERRLIMPLMFSSSLLFYAGVAFAYFVVFPLVFGFFTAISLGGVEFATDISSYLDFVLALFLAFGIAFEVPVAIILLCWTGATDPESLREKRPYIIVLAFIIGMLLTPPDMISQTLLAVPMCLLFEVGLFFARFYVRKDDDAEEQAEE; this comes from the coding sequence ATGTCCTCTGTCGAGCAGACACAACCTTTAATCAGCCATCTGCTGGAGCTAAGAAATCGCCTGTTGCGTGCAATCTTAGCTGTGTTGGTGGTGTTCGTTGGTTTGATTTACTTCTCCAATGACATCTACGAGTTTGTTTCAAAACCACTAGTAGAGCGCCTGCCTGAAGGGGCAACCATGATTGCAACTGACGTTGCATCTCCTTTCTTTACACCATTAAAACTGACCTTGATTGCTTCGGTATTTTTGGCCGTGCCTTTTATTCTTTATCAGGTATGGGCATTTGTGGCGCCAGGGCTATACAAACATGAGCGTCGTTTGATTATGCCGCTGATGTTCTCTAGTTCATTGTTGTTTTACGCTGGTGTGGCGTTTGCGTACTTTGTGGTGTTTCCACTGGTATTCGGTTTCTTCACGGCAATTTCACTGGGTGGTGTAGAGTTCGCTACGGATATTTCGAGTTATCTCGATTTTGTACTGGCGTTGTTCTTAGCCTTCGGTATCGCGTTTGAAGTACCTGTGGCGATTATTTTGCTGTGTTGGACTGGGGCGACCGATCCCGAAAGTCTCCGTGAAAAGCGCCCATACATTATCGTATTGGCATTTATTATCGGTATGCTGCTGACGCCACCGGATATGATTTCACAGACACTGTTGGCCGTGCCGATGTGTTTGTTGTTTGAAGTTGGTCTGTTCTTTGCCAGATTCTATGTGCGCAAAGATGATGATGCGGAAGAGCAAGCAGAAGAATAG